One Nicotiana tomentosiformis chromosome 4, ASM39032v3, whole genome shotgun sequence genomic window carries:
- the LOC138910271 gene encoding uncharacterized protein, whose translation MAINNGNLSATVVAMTIALSSQTVVPPAEKSGNFSGANFKGWKQRVFTDLPCLEEFLCKGYILSALKDDLYNVYSAMKASKELLDALEKKQQNRGTQVEEIQLIFHDLIVEGMVVNEAFQVAAMIEKLPHTWRDFKNYLKHKCKEMKLEDLVIRLKIEEGNKTAKKKSCRNSTIMGANIIKETAPKSKKRKRSSGQTKEHNKKKFKGNCYNCGKADQKAPDCRLPKKDKKKGQDNIVEKNDDIDDLCAMLPECNLVGNPKEWWIDSGSTRHVCVVKEAFLT comes from the exons atggcaattaaTAATGGAAATCTTTCTGCGACTGTTGTGGCAATGACGATAGCCTTGTCAAGCCAAACTGTTGTGCCACCGGCAGAGAAATCAGGAAACTTttctggagccaacttcaaaggatggaaGCAAAGAGTGTTTACTGACTTACCATGCTTG GAAGAATTTCTTTGCAAAGGTTACATCCTAAGTGCTTTgaaggatgacttgtacaatgtctacAGTGCTATGAAAGCTTCAAAAGAATTAttggacgcacttgagaagaa acagcaaaATCGTGGAACCCAAGTTGAAGAgattcaacttatttttcacgaccttattgttgaaggtatggtagtgaatgaagcatttcaagtggctgcaatgattgaaaaattgcctcatacgtggagagatttcaaaaattatctAAAGCACAagtgcaaagaaatgaagttggaagatcttgtgattcgtctcaagattgaggaaggcAACAAAACAGCCAAGAAGAAGTCTTGTAGAAATTCAACgattatgggagctaatatcattaaggagactgctccaaaaagtaagaagaggaagaggtcttctggacagactaaagAGCATAACAAGAAAAAATTCAAGGGTAACTGCTATAACTGCGGAAAAGCTGATCaaaaagcccctgattgtcgtctcccgaaaaaggataagaaaaaAGGACAGgacaacatagtggagaagaatgatgacattgatgatctatgTGCAATGCTtccggaatgcaacctagttggaaatccgaaggagtggtggattgactctggatccactcgacatgtttgtgttgTCAAAGAAGCATTTTTGACTTAA